In the Candidatus Dependentiae bacterium genome, one interval contains:
- a CDS encoding ABC transporter permease: MLAYYYYSLSIFMRFLKRDFFVYSKQLKDYAINYCLLFPILMSTVFGYILPYAIMGITDRTQATAIFATSCLIIIIDVTFRLSFELLFDLENKRFIEYQINLLSPRLLLIQRVVFITLFTFLLTSPFYLVTTLLLHNDLDLSNTSWLQTYIILFCGSLVCASYQQLGALVMQSSNRVVQYWTRFNIPLILFGGFWTPYAILKHFSPTLAYINLANPIVYITEGLRQALVGGQQFLPLWFCIVMMLGISTICILATFYLFKKHVDHI; this comes from the coding sequence ATGTTAGCGTATTATTATTATTCACTTTCAATATTCATGCGCTTTTTAAAAAGAGACTTTTTTGTATATAGCAAGCAGTTGAAGGATTATGCGATAAACTACTGTCTGTTATTTCCAATTTTGATGTCTACCGTCTTTGGGTATATTTTGCCCTATGCAATAATGGGTATAACAGATAGAACACAAGCAACAGCTATTTTTGCAACAAGTTGTTTGATTATTATTATCGACGTTACATTTCGGTTAAGCTTCGAACTTTTATTTGACTTAGAAAATAAACGTTTTATTGAATATCAAATAAACTTACTCAGTCCACGATTATTACTGATTCAGCGCGTTGTATTTATCACCCTTTTTACCTTCCTACTCACATCTCCATTTTATCTTGTCACAACACTTCTTCTTCATAATGACCTTGATTTAAGTAATACATCATGGCTACAAACATATATAATTTTATTTTGTGGATCACTGGTATGCGCAAGCTATCAACAATTAGGAGCACTTGTTATGCAAAGCTCAAATAGAGTAGTTCAATATTGGACTCGCTTTAATATTCCCCTTATTTTGTTTGGTGGTTTTTGGACCCCATATGCAATATTAAAGCATTTTAGCCCGACACTAGCTTATATTAATTTGGCAAATCCTATTGTCTATATTACTGAAGGATTACGCCAAGCACTTGTCGGAGGCCAACAATTTTTACCTTTGTGGTTTTGCATTGTGATGATGCTAGGTATTTCTACTATATGCATATTGGCAACATTTTACCTGTTTAAAAAACACGTTGATCACATTTAG